In Thermanaeromonas sp. C210, the following proteins share a genomic window:
- the mazG gene encoding nucleoside triphosphate pyrophosphohydrolase: protein MEPRCYLAGLGPGNPDDIPPTLWKLLEGPSRTLYLRTARHPAVRELERRGVTFTAFDSFYEEARSFAEVYARIARTVLEAAGKGEVIYAVPGHPLVAETSVQMILEEAGPRGVKTTVIPALSFLDALFAALHLDPARGVVVLDALNLDLGPWDGRRGLILTQVYSRYVAGQVKLALMEFLPDEHPVTVVRAAGVPGEERIEGVPLYELDRLPWIDHLTSVYVAPYPDADKYTLEGLADIMARLRGPDGCPWDKQQNHHSLKRYLLEETYEVLEALEEGDMHKLCEELGDLLLQIVFHARLAEEEGHFKLADVVRGIARKMIRRHPHVFGTGEARTAEQVLENWAKIKAAERKEEGREVSLLNAPKGLPALLKALKIQEQAARLGFDWPEVKEVWIKVEEELDELKRAVQKGTTEKIGEEVGDALFALVNLARRLQVEPEGALNRAIDKFCHRFRYMEEAARREGRDLATMELEEMDELWEEAKKLRETRWQ from the coding sequence ATGGAGCCGCGATGTTATCTTGCCGGGCTGGGCCCCGGCAACCCGGACGACATTCCCCCTACCTTGTGGAAGCTGCTTGAAGGACCCTCCCGAACCCTTTACCTGCGCACCGCCCGCCACCCGGCTGTCCGTGAGCTGGAACGCCGCGGGGTAACCTTCACCGCCTTCGATTCGTTCTATGAAGAAGCCCGTTCCTTTGCAGAGGTGTATGCCCGCATAGCCCGGACGGTCCTCGAGGCGGCCGGGAAGGGAGAGGTTATCTACGCCGTGCCGGGACATCCCCTGGTGGCCGAAACCTCGGTGCAAATGATTCTGGAGGAAGCCGGGCCCAGGGGTGTGAAGACTACCGTCATCCCCGCCCTGAGCTTCCTGGACGCCCTTTTTGCCGCCCTTCACCTGGACCCCGCCCGGGGAGTGGTGGTGCTGGACGCCCTTAACCTGGACCTGGGGCCCTGGGACGGGAGGAGGGGGCTCATCCTGACCCAGGTATACAGCCGCTACGTGGCCGGGCAGGTTAAACTGGCCCTCATGGAATTCCTGCCCGACGAGCATCCGGTGACGGTGGTCCGGGCCGCCGGGGTTCCAGGGGAAGAAAGAATAGAAGGGGTGCCCCTGTACGAACTGGACAGGCTTCCCTGGATCGATCATTTAACTAGCGTCTATGTAGCTCCCTACCCCGATGCCGATAAATATACACTGGAGGGGCTGGCCGACATTATGGCCCGCCTGCGAGGGCCGGACGGCTGTCCCTGGGACAAGCAGCAGAACCACCATTCCCTGAAACGTTACCTGCTGGAGGAAACCTATGAGGTCCTCGAAGCCCTGGAAGAGGGCGATATGCATAAACTTTGCGAGGAATTGGGAGACTTACTGCTACAAATAGTTTTCCATGCCCGGCTGGCCGAGGAAGAGGGCCACTTTAAGCTGGCCGACGTAGTCCGGGGAATCGCCCGGAAAATGATCCGGCGGCACCCCCATGTGTTCGGAACCGGGGAAGCCAGGACCGCCGAACAGGTGCTGGAAAACTGGGCCAAGATCAAGGCCGCCGAGAGGAAAGAGGAAGGCCGGGAAGTTTCCCTCCTGAACGCGCCGAAGGGGCTGCCGGCCTTGCTGAAGGCCTTAAAGATACAGGAACAGGCTGCCCGGTTGGGTTTTGACTGGCCTGAAGTAAAGGAGGTGTGGATCAAGGTCGAAGAAGAGTTGGACGAGCTCAAAAGGGCGGTACAAAAGGGTACCACGGAAAAAATAGGGGAAGAGGTAGGTGATGCCCTGTTCGCCCTCGTTAACCTGGCCCGGCGGCTGCAGGTAGAGCCGGAAGGCGCCCTGAACCGCGCCATCGACAAATTTTGCCATCGTTTTCGCTATATGGAGGAAGCCGCCCGCCGTGAAGGACGCGATCTGGCAACCATGGAACTGGAAGAGATGGACGAGCTGTGGGAAGAAGCAAAAAAGTTGAGAGAGACTAGATGGCAATGA
- the yabQ gene encoding spore cortex biosynthesis protein YabQ: MNSFYLHWRTFLALAGWGVVLGLFFDLYRAARYYRRPSRRETHLGDLFFCLFSLAGTFALLMLSNYGEVRGYVFLALVLGAAVYGFSAAPALRPYLYAGVRLARATARAGGRVLRLPLLIFLPFRRLLKGRPKGGP, encoded by the coding sequence GTGAACTCCTTTTACCTCCACTGGCGAACCTTTCTGGCCCTGGCAGGCTGGGGCGTGGTGCTGGGCCTCTTTTTCGACCTCTACCGGGCCGCCCGCTATTACCGGCGCCCGTCCCGCCGGGAGACCCACCTGGGTGACCTCTTCTTTTGTCTCTTTTCCCTCGCCGGCACCTTTGCCCTCCTCATGCTCAGCAACTACGGCGAAGTGCGGGGCTATGTTTTCCTGGCCCTTGTTTTGGGAGCCGCAGTATACGGTTTTTCTGCGGCGCCCGCTTTACGGCCATACCTCTACGCAGGCGTACGGCTGGCCCGGGCCACGGCCCGCGCTGGGGGCCGGGTGCTGCGCCTCCCCCTACTCATTTTCCTCCCCTTCCGCCGCCTCTTAAAGGGGCGTCCCAAAGGTGGTCCCTAA
- a CDS encoding SpoIID/LytB domain-containing protein produces the protein MERTRLRWPVALAVVLTALILGILFRPGGLARRPYTTEREPTISLYVNETGQTKSIKMEDYIQGVVAAEMDPNWPVNALGAQAILARTFTMKKIQEGGVKSRGTDASTSVEEFQAYAPQKINDNVRRAVEMTRGIVVKAGGQLINAWFHASAGPQTAASAAEGLDYHRESAPYIKSVKDPGFAITVPENKAWTASFSVDEIRAAVRKISGQDPGPITGIRVAEKGPSGRATRIQVGGLTVSAPALRLALGNDRLRSTLLTGIEVQGDRVVFRGQGYGHGVGMSQWGARALAEQGKSPEEIIKYFFEGVTLEKAW, from the coding sequence ATGGAGAGAACGCGCCTGCGGTGGCCGGTAGCCCTGGCGGTGGTCCTGACGGCCTTAATCCTCGGCATCCTGTTCCGGCCCGGCGGGCTGGCGAGGCGTCCCTATACCACTGAGCGGGAGCCCACCATTTCCCTCTACGTCAACGAAACAGGCCAGACCAAAAGCATCAAAATGGAAGACTACATCCAGGGCGTGGTGGCGGCCGAAATGGATCCCAACTGGCCCGTCAACGCCCTCGGGGCGCAGGCCATTCTGGCCCGGACCTTTACCATGAAAAAGATCCAGGAAGGCGGCGTAAAGTCCCGGGGCACGGATGCTTCTACCAGCGTGGAGGAATTCCAGGCCTACGCGCCCCAGAAGATCAATGATAACGTTCGCCGGGCGGTGGAGATGACTCGGGGAATCGTGGTCAAGGCGGGAGGCCAGCTCATCAATGCCTGGTTCCACGCCTCCGCCGGACCGCAGACGGCCGCGTCGGCGGCCGAGGGGCTTGACTACCACCGGGAGTCAGCCCCCTATATTAAGAGCGTAAAGGACCCCGGGTTTGCCATAACCGTACCGGAAAACAAGGCCTGGACGGCGTCCTTTAGCGTAGATGAAATAAGGGCGGCGGTGCGGAAGATAAGCGGCCAGGACCCGGGCCCCATTACCGGCATCCGCGTGGCGGAAAAAGGTCCCTCGGGGCGGGCTACCAGGATCCAGGTAGGCGGCCTCACGGTGAGCGCGCCGGCCCTGCGCCTGGCCCTGGGGAACGACCGGCTGCGCTCAACCTTGTTGACCGGCATCGAGGTACAGGGGGACAGGGTAGTATTCCGGGGCCAGGGCTACGGCCACGGGGTAGGAATGAGCCAGTGGGGGGCCCGGGCCCTGGCCGAACAGGGGAAATCGCCGGAAGAAATCATAAAGTACTTTTTTGAGGGTGTGACTTTAGAAAAAGCCTGGTGA
- the yabP gene encoding sporulation protein YabP, which translates to MAEGKHQLTVTDRQSLHITGVVQVLGYDEDEIALETTRGILTLKGKNFNITSLSLESGSLEASGQLQALDYREEKGSRGQGFLRRILK; encoded by the coding sequence ATGGCCGAGGGCAAGCACCAGCTGACCGTTACCGACCGCCAATCCCTTCACATTACCGGCGTGGTCCAGGTGCTGGGCTACGACGAAGACGAGATAGCCCTGGAAACCACCCGGGGCATCCTTACCCTTAAGGGGAAAAATTTTAACATCACCAGCCTGAGTCTGGAAAGCGGCAGCCTCGAGGCTAGCGGGCAGCTTCAGGCCCTGGACTACCGGGAGGAGAAAGGCAGCCGGGGGCAAGGATTCCTGCGGCGGATCCTCAAGTGA
- a CDS encoding HU family DNA-binding protein: protein MNKAELVASVAEKADITKKDAEKAVNALFASIEEALAKGDKVQLVGFGTFEVKERAARVGRNPRTGEEIAIAATKVPVFKAGKALKDAVAK from the coding sequence TTGAATAAAGCCGAACTGGTGGCCAGTGTTGCCGAAAAGGCCGACATCACCAAGAAAGATGCCGAAAAGGCCGTCAACGCTCTCTTTGCCAGCATTGAAGAAGCCCTGGCCAAAGGGGATAAGGTCCAGCTGGTGGGCTTCGGCACCTTTGAAGTTAAGGAGCGGGCGGCCCGCGTAGGCCGCAACCCGCGCACCGGCGAAGAGATCGCCATTGCGGCCACCAAAGTGCCCGTGTTCAAAGCCGGTAAAGCCCTGAAGGACGCCGTAGCCAAGTAG
- a CDS encoding RNA-binding S4 domain-containing protein → MRLDKFLKVSRLIKRRTLAKEVCDGGAVEVNRRPAKASTEIKPGDVITLNLGNRWMTVEVLATPEHAPAERARELYRVLAEGKKAGEDHL, encoded by the coding sequence TTGCGGCTGGACAAGTTCTTAAAAGTTTCCCGCCTCATAAAGAGGAGGACTCTGGCGAAGGAAGTCTGCGACGGAGGTGCGGTGGAGGTCAACCGCCGCCCGGCCAAGGCGAGCACCGAGATCAAGCCTGGCGATGTGATAACCCTCAACCTGGGCAACCGCTGGATGACGGTAGAGGTGCTGGCCACCCCGGAGCATGCGCCCGCCGAAAGGGCGCGGGAGCTGTACCGGGTGCTGGCTGAGGGCAAGAAGGCCGGCGAAGACCACCTCTAA